Proteins found in one Streptomyces sp. NBC_00461 genomic segment:
- a CDS encoding DUF2231 domain-containing protein: MYSKITIAGHPIHPMLVGFPIACYTGTLVGFAVYAANGQQFWLNLAIALNIAGVGTALLAALPGIADLAFGIPRRSAAKAVGLAHGGLNVAALGLFGASLAIYATHWDSPANGVTAGLALSAAGLACTLGAGFLGWTLVQDYHVGIRLTPLQESDEQAVQNAELIHLHRGSHVA; this comes from the coding sequence ATGTACAGCAAGATCACCATAGCTGGCCATCCCATTCACCCGATGCTCGTCGGTTTCCCCATCGCCTGCTACACCGGCACCCTGGTGGGTTTCGCCGTCTATGCGGCCAATGGGCAGCAGTTCTGGCTCAACCTGGCCATCGCCCTCAACATCGCTGGGGTCGGCACGGCACTGCTGGCAGCCCTGCCCGGCATCGCCGATCTGGCGTTCGGCATTCCCCGCCGGTCGGCGGCAAAGGCCGTCGGCCTTGCCCACGGCGGTCTCAATGTCGCGGCGCTGGGCCTGTTCGGCGCGAGCCTTGCCATCTACGCCACCCATTGGGATAGCCCGGCCAATGGCGTCACTGCTGGACTGGCCCTGTCCGCGGCCGGGCTCGCCTGCACGCTCGGGGCCGGCTTCCTGGGCTGGACGCTGGTCCAGGACTACCACGTCGGCATCCGGCTCACACCCCTCCAGGAAAGCGATGAACAGGCGGTCCAGAACGCAGAACTGATCCACCTGCATCGCGGCTCCCACGTGGCGTGA
- a CDS encoding glycoside hydrolase family 15 protein, producing the protein MRWSRQPDLPDLSDDVPAGRPARVDGYTELRNYAVIGDGRCVALIARDGSVDWLAWPDLDSPTLFAAVLDHVQGGRFFLQPEGPYTTSRRYLPGTNVLETTFTTAGGTVRVTDALTLPDTSSLAPARELVRRIEGIAGSVPMRWSVQPRFGYGAHAPRLTRRAGVPVVTFSPEAVGICAWNAGEPQPTSDAVASRFRADVGTRAMLALPYAHREPLVLPTRADCEARLDHTVATWREWSDGRTYTGPWYEAVLRSALALKLLVFAPSGAVAAAATCSLPEELGGERNWDYRFSWIRDSAFTLNAFLKLGCAPEATGYFWWLMHASQLTHPRLHVLYRLDGGARAPEKTLPLSGYRGSTPVRIGNAAADQLQLDTYGELVQTAWLYTAAGHRLDADIARRLAQTADFVCTTWQQPDTGIWEVRSAPEHFTQSKMMCWVALDRALDLAQRRLIPDRHAPRWRCERQAITEFVDDRCFSPRLNSYVRSAGSDELDAGLLLGLLHGYRSPDDPRMRGTVAAVQQELQDGPYVNRYVGADGVAGGEGAFLACSFWLVEALARTGRADEAALLMDQLVRLANDVGLYSEEIDPVTGDFLGNLPQGLSHLALISAACAIGQATR; encoded by the coding sequence ATGCGCTGGAGCCGACAGCCGGACCTGCCAGATCTGTCCGACGACGTCCCGGCCGGCCGACCGGCACGCGTGGACGGGTACACGGAGCTGCGAAACTATGCGGTGATCGGGGACGGCCGGTGCGTCGCGCTCATCGCCCGGGACGGCTCGGTGGACTGGCTGGCCTGGCCGGACCTTGACTCGCCGACCCTGTTCGCCGCCGTGCTCGACCACGTCCAGGGAGGACGGTTCTTCCTGCAGCCGGAAGGGCCCTACACGACCTCCCGCCGTTACCTGCCTGGCACCAACGTGCTGGAAACGACGTTCACCACCGCAGGCGGCACGGTACGGGTGACCGACGCACTGACCCTTCCCGACACCAGCTCCCTGGCGCCCGCCCGGGAACTGGTCCGGCGGATCGAGGGCATAGCGGGCAGCGTCCCCATGCGCTGGAGTGTCCAGCCACGCTTCGGCTACGGCGCCCACGCCCCCCGGCTGACACGTCGCGCCGGAGTTCCCGTCGTCACCTTCAGCCCTGAGGCGGTCGGGATCTGTGCCTGGAACGCGGGAGAGCCGCAGCCGACCTCCGACGCCGTCGCATCGCGCTTCCGTGCCGACGTGGGCACCCGGGCCATGCTCGCGCTGCCGTACGCACACCGGGAACCGCTGGTGCTCCCCACGCGCGCCGACTGCGAGGCCCGGCTGGACCATACCGTCGCCACTTGGAGGGAGTGGAGTGACGGCCGCACCTACACGGGGCCCTGGTACGAGGCGGTGCTGCGCAGTGCCCTCGCTCTCAAGCTGCTGGTCTTCGCCCCCTCCGGTGCGGTCGCCGCCGCGGCGACCTGCTCCCTGCCCGAGGAGCTCGGTGGGGAACGCAACTGGGACTACCGTTTCAGCTGGATCCGCGACTCCGCCTTCACCCTGAACGCCTTCCTCAAGCTGGGGTGCGCACCGGAAGCGACCGGCTACTTCTGGTGGCTCATGCACGCCTCCCAGCTCACCCACCCCCGCCTGCACGTCCTGTACCGCCTCGACGGCGGCGCCCGCGCACCCGAGAAGACCCTTCCCCTGTCGGGCTACCGCGGCTCGACGCCCGTACGCATCGGCAATGCCGCCGCAGACCAGCTGCAACTGGACACCTACGGGGAGCTGGTGCAGACCGCGTGGCTGTACACGGCAGCGGGCCATCGGCTCGACGCCGACATCGCCCGCCGACTGGCCCAGACCGCCGACTTCGTCTGCACGACCTGGCAGCAGCCCGACACGGGCATCTGGGAGGTCCGCAGCGCTCCCGAGCACTTCACCCAGTCCAAGATGATGTGCTGGGTCGCCCTCGACCGTGCTCTCGACCTCGCACAGCGGCGGCTGATCCCCGACCGGCACGCACCTCGCTGGCGGTGCGAACGTCAGGCCATCACCGAGTTCGTGGACGACCGGTGCTTCAGCCCGCGGCTGAACAGTTACGTGCGCTCCGCCGGCAGCGACGAGCTGGACGCGGGCCTCCTGCTCGGGCTGCTCCACGGCTATCGGTCGCCCGACGACCCGCGCATGCGCGGTACCGTCGCCGCCGTCCAGCAGGAGTTGCAGGACGGCCCGTATGTCAACCGATACGTCGGCGCCGACGGCGTTGCCGGCGGCGAGGGCGCCTTTCTCGCCTGCTCCTTCTGGCTCGTCGAAGCCCTCGCTCGGACCGGCCGCGCCGACGAAGCCGCCCTCCTCATGGACCAACTCGTGCGCCTCGCCAATGACGTCGGCCTCTACAGCGAGGAGATCGACCCCGTCACCGGCGACTTCCTCGGCAATCTGCCCCAGGGCCTGTCCCACCTCGCCCTGATCAGCGCAGCCTGCGCGATCGGTCAGGCCACACGATGA
- a CDS encoding VOC family protein: MAYPHEAASSGPQPAHLAPDSEPTGSGPDARGPRLASVVVFVHDHDASADFYGELLNMKVTVRTSTAALLVSRNGFQVYLRAVGAHAIHPTGHVGAHYVIWTADGPDDFQRCERVLRARSDRVDTREAEGFTLLEGRDPSGLPVLVAYPGPDEVARLEIISRYYV, translated from the coding sequence ATGGCCTACCCACATGAAGCGGCGTCGTCCGGCCCGCAGCCTGCGCATCTTGCACCTGATTCGGAGCCGACGGGTAGCGGACCGGACGCGCGCGGACCCCGGCTGGCCTCGGTCGTGGTGTTCGTCCACGACCACGACGCATCGGCGGACTTCTACGGGGAGCTGCTGAACATGAAGGTCACCGTACGTACCTCGACGGCCGCACTACTCGTGAGCCGCAACGGCTTCCAGGTGTACCTGCGCGCCGTGGGCGCGCACGCCATCCACCCGACGGGCCACGTCGGCGCGCACTACGTGATCTGGACGGCGGACGGCCCCGACGACTTCCAGCGGTGCGAGCGCGTACTCAGAGCCCGCTCCGACCGTGTCGACACGAGGGAGGCCGAGGGCTTCACCCTCCTCGAGGGCCGGGATCCCAGCGGCCTGCCGGTCCTGGTGGCCTATCCGGGACCGGACGAAGTGGCGCGGCTCGAGATCATCTCTCGCTACTACGTGTGA
- a CDS encoding DUF488 domain-containing protein, protein MAHNRTVHVRRVYDTPAQTDGARVLVDRLWPRGMTKEKAHLDEWCKQVAPSVELRKWYLRNPVRFAEFSHRYQAELQDPERADALAHLRDLAEDATLTLLTATRHPETSKAEVLAALIRS, encoded by the coding sequence ATGGCACACAACCGAACGGTGCACGTCCGCCGCGTCTACGACACGCCGGCGCAGACCGACGGTGCCAGAGTGCTGGTCGACCGCCTCTGGCCCCGGGGCATGACCAAGGAGAAGGCCCACCTCGACGAGTGGTGCAAGCAGGTCGCACCCTCCGTGGAGCTGCGCAAGTGGTACCTCCGCAACCCCGTTCGTTTCGCGGAGTTCAGCCACCGCTACCAGGCCGAGCTCCAAGATCCCGAGCGTGCAGATGCTCTGGCGCACCTGCGTGACCTCGCCGAAGACGCCACCCTGACACTACTCACCGCCACCAGACATCCCGAGACCAGCAAAGCCGAAGTGCTTGCCGCGCTTATCCGGAGCTGA
- a CDS encoding Crp/Fnr family transcriptional regulator, whose translation MATTTNLLSLLSPEDRDRLLQFASDVSFPAGARVFEEGSKADRFWIVITGLVALDVHVPGRRAATVDAIGQGELLGWSWLVPPHTWQLGAEAHGPVHALEFDAAAVRTLIEEDPVLGLAITRCVATVVGNRLQSTRTRLLDLYGPAGSGPRP comes from the coding sequence ATGGCCACCACGACGAATTTGCTGAGCCTGCTCTCGCCCGAAGACCGCGACCGCTTGCTGCAGTTCGCGTCTGATGTGTCTTTCCCCGCGGGCGCCCGCGTCTTCGAGGAGGGCAGCAAAGCCGACCGGTTCTGGATCGTCATCACCGGACTGGTTGCGCTCGACGTGCACGTCCCCGGCCGCCGGGCCGCCACCGTGGACGCCATCGGACAGGGTGAACTGCTCGGATGGTCGTGGCTGGTCCCACCGCACACCTGGCAGCTCGGCGCAGAGGCACATGGCCCGGTACACGCCCTGGAATTCGACGCGGCTGCGGTGCGCACACTGATCGAGGAAGACCCGGTACTGGGGCTGGCGATCACACGCTGTGTAGCCACCGTGGTCGGGAACCGACTTCAATCCACCCGGACCCGCCTGCTGGATCTGTACGGGCCAGCCGGCAGCGGCCCGAGGCCCTGA
- the folE gene encoding GTP cyclohydrolase I: protein MNEQFTQIHGPPPVVGMVGERLVPLTDEAEWAAVAPRQIGPEEWQRFEGYMSEIFGALGLAVGAEATVDTPRRFLRALFDATSGYEGDEKLVTAFETECHGGSDCRISQIVEGPIPFFALCEHHALPFFGKAYIGYIAHEHILGLSKLTRLVRLFARRFSVQERIGRQLAESLQQILLPHGVAVHLEAVHLCTQMRGVREIESSTRTTHWRGTYDEDPPLRGEFFTLCGQRGLAGHG, encoded by the coding sequence ATGAACGAGCAATTCACGCAGATCCATGGTCCTCCGCCCGTTGTGGGGATGGTGGGCGAACGGCTTGTGCCCCTCACCGACGAGGCGGAGTGGGCGGCCGTTGCTCCGCGGCAGATCGGCCCCGAGGAGTGGCAGCGGTTCGAGGGATACATGAGTGAGATCTTCGGGGCGCTGGGCCTGGCCGTTGGGGCGGAGGCCACCGTGGACACCCCCCGCCGCTTCCTGCGTGCCCTCTTTGATGCCACCAGCGGGTACGAAGGCGACGAGAAGCTGGTCACCGCCTTCGAAACCGAATGCCATGGCGGTTCGGACTGCAGGATCAGCCAGATCGTCGAAGGACCCATCCCGTTCTTCGCCCTCTGCGAGCACCACGCTCTGCCGTTCTTCGGCAAGGCGTACATCGGCTACATCGCCCACGAGCACATCCTCGGCCTGTCCAAGCTGACCAGACTGGTGCGGCTGTTCGCCCGCCGCTTCTCGGTGCAGGAGCGCATCGGCCGCCAGCTCGCCGAATCGTTGCAGCAGATCCTGCTGCCCCACGGCGTTGCGGTCCACCTGGAAGCGGTGCATCTGTGTACGCAGATGCGGGGCGTCCGGGAGATCGAATCCAGTACCCGTACCACCCACTGGCGGGGCACCTACGACGAGGATCCGCCACTGCGAGGCGAGTTCTTCACGCTGTGCGGCCAGCGGGGCCTGGCCGGCCATGGCTGA
- a CDS encoding dihydrofolate reductase family protein: MLEPLQLLYEEAGQPRFDLPPALAIAYGGDLGFPLPRVYANFVTSIDGVVALGPEYPSSGSAISGREPADRFVMGLLRACADAVLIGAGTLRATPGHRWTPDHVCPQAAPAFAELRRNLRHAARPELVVVTASGDLPTEHPALQSGALVATTADGARRLEGRLPPTCTALPAGEGPALRMADVLAALHAHGHTAVLTEGGPHLIGNLLGEGLLDELFLTTSPVLAGRADTPRPGLITGLELLPRQPAWADLISARRRTSYLFLRYRLRSSGARVGLRSEPAL, encoded by the coding sequence TTGCTGGAGCCGCTGCAGTTGCTGTACGAGGAGGCTGGGCAGCCCCGTTTCGATCTGCCCCCGGCCCTTGCCATTGCCTACGGCGGTGATCTGGGCTTCCCCTTGCCGCGTGTGTACGCGAACTTCGTCACCTCCATCGACGGAGTGGTCGCCCTGGGGCCCGAATACCCCTCCTCCGGCTCGGCGATCAGCGGCCGCGAACCCGCGGACCGATTCGTCATGGGACTGCTGCGCGCCTGCGCCGACGCCGTACTCATCGGGGCCGGCACACTCCGAGCTACGCCCGGCCACCGATGGACACCGGACCACGTCTGCCCGCAGGCAGCCCCCGCCTTCGCCGAGCTGCGGCGGAATCTGCGACACGCCGCCCGCCCGGAGCTGGTCGTGGTCACCGCGAGCGGCGACCTCCCCACCGAGCACCCAGCCCTGCAGTCTGGCGCACTCGTGGCCACCACCGCGGACGGCGCCCGTCGACTTGAGGGACGCCTGCCGCCGACATGCACGGCACTCCCGGCAGGCGAAGGACCCGCCCTGCGTATGGCCGATGTACTCGCGGCTCTTCACGCTCACGGACACACCGCGGTGCTCACCGAGGGCGGACCGCACCTCATCGGCAACCTGCTCGGCGAGGGCTTGCTGGATGAACTGTTCCTCACGACGTCCCCGGTACTCGCCGGCCGCGCCGACACCCCACGCCCCGGACTGATCACCGGACTCGAGCTGTTGCCGAGGCAACCGGCCTGGGCCGACCTGATCAGCGCTCGGCGACGGACTTCCTACCTGTTCCTCCGCTACCGACTTCGCTCCTCAGGAGCACGCGTCGGCCTGCGATCCGAGCCGGCCCTTTGA
- a CDS encoding cupin domain-containing protein encodes MTATTSGQLAVIHLEIPPGGGMPEHDHGASQIVLIPVSGSVRVHHGRDVHTLVPGSAAHIDTGERVSLANPGTEPASLMVVASPPAFASRLEEWPIA; translated from the coding sequence ATGACCGCTACCACCTCCGGCCAACTCGCCGTCATCCACCTGGAGATCCCGCCGGGCGGTGGCATGCCCGAGCACGACCACGGCGCCTCACAGATCGTCCTGATCCCGGTCTCCGGGTCCGTTCGGGTGCACCACGGCCGGGACGTACACACTCTGGTGCCCGGCTCGGCGGCGCACATCGACACCGGTGAGCGGGTCAGCCTCGCGAACCCGGGCACCGAACCCGCCTCCCTGATGGTCGTGGCCTCGCCCCCGGCGTTCGCCTCCCGGCTGGAGGAGTGGCCGATCGCCTGA
- a CDS encoding helix-turn-helix transcriptional regulator — MATNQEREDRQQLSGRRRAVLDTVQAAGAPLGVNEVADRLDVHPNTVRFHLDALVAQGRVERTVEQPSGPGRPRTVYAPQPGMDRGGTRRYRLLARMLLSQLASAGPGAEAAATDAGRAWGRYLVEQVPPSRRLSADEAVGRLAAMLDDLGFDPQVADDSEVPGPVRLRHCPFLELAEEYGTIVCPLHLGLMQGALAELRAPVEAVRLEPFAEPDACLAHLASSTAA; from the coding sequence ATGGCCACCAACCAGGAGCGGGAGGATCGGCAACAGCTTTCCGGACGCCGCCGCGCGGTACTCGACACGGTGCAGGCCGCCGGTGCCCCGCTGGGCGTCAACGAGGTCGCCGACCGGCTCGACGTGCACCCCAACACGGTGCGCTTCCATCTCGACGCGCTCGTGGCACAGGGCCGCGTGGAGCGGACGGTGGAGCAACCGTCGGGTCCGGGACGCCCGCGCACGGTCTACGCACCACAACCGGGAATGGACCGGGGCGGCACACGCCGCTACCGACTGCTGGCCCGGATGCTGCTCAGCCAACTGGCTTCGGCCGGGCCCGGCGCCGAGGCGGCGGCCACCGACGCGGGACGCGCCTGGGGCCGGTATCTGGTCGAGCAGGTCCCGCCGTCCCGTCGGCTGAGCGCTGACGAAGCCGTCGGTCGGCTGGCCGCCATGCTCGACGATCTGGGGTTCGACCCGCAGGTCGCCGATGACAGTGAGGTGCCCGGCCCCGTCCGGCTGCGGCACTGCCCCTTCCTCGAACTCGCCGAGGAGTACGGCACGATCGTCTGCCCACTCCACCTGGGCCTGATGCAGGGCGCCCTCGCGGAACTGCGCGCCCCTGTGGAAGCCGTCCGGCTCGAACCTTTCGCTGAACCCGACGCCTGCCTGGCACATCTGGCGTCCTCCACGGCCGCATAG
- the fdxA gene encoding ferredoxin, producing MTYVIAEPCVDVKDKACVEECPVDCIYEGQRSLYIHPDECVDCGACEPVCPVEAIFYEEDVPPEWQVYTRANIEFFDALGSPGGAAKLGLIERDHPLIAALPPQIGKG from the coding sequence GTGACCTACGTGATCGCCGAGCCTTGCGTCGACGTGAAAGACAAGGCGTGCGTCGAGGAGTGCCCCGTCGACTGCATCTACGAGGGGCAGCGTTCTCTGTACATTCATCCGGACGAATGCGTGGACTGTGGGGCCTGCGAGCCGGTCTGCCCGGTCGAGGCGATCTTCTACGAGGAGGACGTCCCGCCGGAGTGGCAGGTCTACACCCGGGCAAATATCGAGTTCTTCGACGCCCTTGGCTCACCCGGCGGCGCCGCCAAGCTCGGGCTTATCGAGCGTGACCACCCGCTCATCGCCGCACTGCCGCCGCAGATCGGGAAAGGCTGA
- a CDS encoding DUF2249 domain-containing protein, whose product MASSSEIYIEATETDPAVRAQVAIRAVHQRLRMGLAAFGEAEPVAGSQSVVHAALVDFCTGELRHHLAAADQTLFAAASGAAETRLLARALRTTTAALDAHIDALAATDHTATGMAIAQVIEAVLDVHLATEETVLLPALAALPGANLPALVTDMLTLLAGGELDHPPVLDVREIPHGQRHPRIFARYGRLDPGESFVLVNNHDPKPLRREFEATHPGTHTWDYIESGPEIWRVRIGMAAVGA is encoded by the coding sequence GTGGCATCGTCATCCGAGATCTATATAGAGGCGACAGAAACCGACCCGGCCGTCCGGGCCCAGGTAGCGATCCGTGCCGTGCACCAACGGCTGCGGATGGGGCTCGCCGCCTTCGGTGAAGCCGAACCGGTCGCCGGCTCACAGAGCGTCGTGCACGCGGCCCTGGTGGATTTCTGCACCGGTGAGCTGCGCCATCATCTGGCCGCCGCCGACCAGACGCTCTTCGCGGCCGCCTCCGGTGCGGCCGAGACACGCCTGCTGGCCCGCGCCCTGCGCACCACGACCGCAGCCCTCGATGCGCACATCGACGCGCTCGCCGCCACCGACCACACCGCCACCGGGATGGCGATCGCCCAGGTGATCGAGGCGGTCCTGGACGTCCATCTGGCGACCGAGGAGACGGTCCTGCTGCCCGCGCTGGCAGCCCTGCCCGGCGCCAATCTGCCCGCCCTCGTCACGGACATGCTGACCCTGCTCGCGGGCGGCGAACTCGACCATCCGCCGGTCCTCGACGTCCGTGAGATCCCGCACGGCCAACGGCACCCGCGGATCTTCGCGCGCTACGGCCGCCTGGACCCCGGCGAGAGCTTCGTCCTGGTCAACAACCACGACCCCAAGCCCCTGCGCCGGGAGTTCGAGGCCACCCACCCGGGCACCCACACCTGGGACTACATCGAATCCGGCCCGGAGATCTGGCGTGTGCGGATCGGAATGGCGGCCGTCGGTGCCTGA
- a CDS encoding DUF488 domain-containing protein gives MAEQITYRRVYEETSPNDGKRVLVDRVWPRGMRKDDAHLNEWLRDVAPSTDLRRWYGHEPSRFAEFRRRYLSELKDDGHRQAAEHLRDLAAHDKLTLLTATKDVDHSQAAVLAEWLTDI, from the coding sequence ATGGCCGAGCAGATCACCTACCGCCGAGTTTACGAAGAGACCTCGCCCAATGACGGCAAGCGGGTCCTTGTCGACCGTGTCTGGCCACGAGGCATGCGCAAGGACGACGCACACTTGAACGAGTGGCTGCGCGACGTCGCCCCTTCGACCGACCTGCGTCGCTGGTACGGCCATGAGCCCAGCCGCTTCGCTGAGTTCCGCCGCCGCTACCTGTCGGAGTTGAAGGATGACGGACACCGGCAGGCCGCCGAGCATCTGCGTGACCTTGCCGCCCACGACAAGCTCACGCTCCTCACCGCCACCAAGGACGTGGATCACAGTCAGGCGGCCGTACTCGCGGAATGGCTGACCGATATCTGA
- a CDS encoding uracil-DNA glycosylase, with amino-acid sequence MSTHGNRPTPQARHFPLATAPRLDSVRELDKTVSTCRACPRLVAWREEVARVKRRSFRDWDYWARPVPGFGPPDAPLAIIGLAPAAHGGNRTGRIFTGDPSGDALYAALHDLGLASQPVATHRDDGMKLYGVRITVPVHCAPPDNRPTTTERDTCRPWLAQELELLRPTLRAIVVLGGFAWQALLPVLTATGWQVPRPRPAFGHGAHAQLVDARSGRVLHLIGGYHPSQRNMSTRTLTPAMLRDVLHRGADLADLPVGDPPG; translated from the coding sequence ATGAGCACGCACGGCAACCGCCCGACGCCGCAGGCCCGCCACTTCCCCTTGGCGACAGCTCCCCGACTGGATTCCGTGCGCGAACTGGACAAGACGGTGAGCACCTGTCGGGCCTGCCCGCGGTTGGTGGCCTGGAGGGAGGAGGTCGCCCGCGTCAAGCGCAGGTCCTTCCGGGACTGGGATTACTGGGCCAGGCCCGTGCCAGGCTTCGGCCCGCCGGACGCACCGCTGGCAATCATCGGACTGGCTCCAGCCGCACACGGCGGCAACCGCACCGGACGCATCTTCACCGGCGACCCGTCCGGCGATGCCCTTTACGCCGCCCTGCACGACCTCGGCCTGGCCTCCCAGCCAGTTGCCACACACCGCGACGACGGGATGAAACTGTACGGCGTGCGGATCACAGTGCCGGTGCACTGCGCACCGCCCGACAACCGCCCCACCACCACAGAGCGCGACACCTGCCGGCCATGGCTCGCCCAGGAGCTCGAACTCCTGCGCCCGACCCTGCGCGCAATCGTGGTACTCGGCGGCTTCGCCTGGCAGGCACTGCTCCCGGTACTCACCGCCACCGGCTGGCAGGTTCCCCGCCCACGCCCAGCCTTCGGGCACGGCGCACACGCGCAACTCGTCGACGCCCGAAGTGGACGGGTGTTGCACCTGATCGGCGGCTACCACCCGAGCCAGCGCAACATGTCCACCCGCACCCTGACCCCCGCCATGCTCCGCGACGTCCTGCACCGCGGTGCCGACCTTGCCGACCTGCCGGTCGGCGATCCTCCTGGGTGA
- a CDS encoding transposase has translation MYPGPVTQPVLPAPPPARTRGQESRRSAGRRLYGLRSGAEGTIEEFTHGHRGRRCRYRGLAKTHVQHVLTALAINVERLSRQEPVSHSYRARPPTAFQQYLDARSLPPLWWRQGK, from the coding sequence GTGTACCCCGGGCCCGTTACGCAGCCCGTACTTCCCGCCCCGCCGCCTGCACGAACTCGAGGCCAAGAATCGCGCCGATCAGCAGGACGCAGACTCTACGGGCTGCGCTCCGGGGCCGAAGGCACCATCGAGGAGTTCACGCACGGTCATCGAGGACGCCGGTGCCGCTACCGCGGCCTGGCCAAGACGCACGTCCAGCACGTCCTGACCGCGCTCGCGATCAACGTCGAGCGGCTGAGCCGCCAAGAGCCCGTCAGCCACTCCTACCGGGCCCGCCCTCCCACGGCGTTCCAGCAGTACCTCGACGCACGCAGCCTGCCCCCCCTGTGGTGGCGGCAAGGCAAGTGA
- a CDS encoding recombinase zinc beta ribbon domain-containing protein has translation MPDAPRPNRTSRLAGRGISPQAGVTATPREEWIEVPGPALVSEELFILVERRLAENAKFSPRNTKVPVLLQGLLICDVCGYAYSRTSQGPGPKKYRYYRCPGTNGWELPGAIKICTSRPLRADDLEELVWQHVLTLLSDPELVRAELERRLARMRDAAPFQARKERLHQEIAVLDAAIARLVGAYQEELVTLDELRERVPRLRSQRQILHNHLKSLAAQLVDQQAYLKLAENLEGFLDRLRESARTASVLERQRILRAVVKEVRVGPDRITIRHSIPSTTSDPTPGYLLQRGRPRDRDLRRQANQRHHRRGHRRLQRGQPGAARHPCPPQEASPAARVAPVRRRLHLRRRHGRRRPPPPRHLVGPLPSSTSP, from the coding sequence GTGCCGGACGCGCCCCGCCCCAACCGGACCTCACGGCTGGCCGGACGGGGCATCTCTCCGCAGGCCGGGGTCACCGCGACGCCGCGCGAGGAGTGGATCGAGGTCCCGGGTCCCGCACTGGTCAGCGAGGAGCTCTTCATCCTGGTGGAGCGCCGGCTGGCGGAGAACGCGAAGTTTTCCCCGCGCAACACCAAGGTGCCCGTGCTCCTGCAGGGGCTGCTGATCTGCGACGTGTGCGGGTACGCCTACAGCCGGACCTCGCAGGGGCCCGGCCCGAAGAAGTACCGCTACTACCGTTGTCCGGGCACCAACGGCTGGGAACTCCCCGGGGCCATCAAGATCTGCACCAGCCGCCCGCTACGGGCCGATGACCTGGAGGAACTCGTCTGGCAGCACGTACTTACCCTGCTGTCGGACCCGGAACTGGTCCGCGCCGAACTGGAACGCCGCCTGGCGCGCATGCGCGACGCCGCCCCGTTCCAGGCCCGCAAGGAGCGTCTGCACCAGGAGATCGCAGTGCTCGACGCGGCGATCGCCCGGCTGGTCGGGGCCTACCAGGAAGAGCTGGTCACCCTGGACGAGCTCCGCGAGCGGGTGCCCCGGCTCCGATCTCAACGGCAGATCCTGCACAACCACCTGAAGTCTCTGGCCGCTCAGCTTGTCGACCAGCAGGCATACCTCAAACTCGCCGAGAACCTCGAAGGGTTCTTGGACCGGCTACGCGAAAGCGCGCGGACCGCCTCGGTCCTCGAGCGTCAACGCATCCTGCGCGCAGTGGTCAAGGAAGTCCGCGTCGGCCCCGACCGGATCACGATCAGGCACTCGATCCCGTCCACGACGTCCGACCCGACCCCCGGTTACCTGTTGCAACGCGGTCGTCCACGTGACCGAGACCTGCGACGACAAGCAAATCAACGTCATCACCGACGTGGCCACCGTCGTCTCCAGCGCGGACAGCCAGGCGCTGCCCGGCATCCATGCCCGCCTCAGGAGGCTTCGCCTGCTGCCCGGGTAGCACCTGTTCGACGGCGGCTACATCTACGTCGCCGGCACGGACGCCGCCGCCCGCCTCCACCGCGTCACCTGGTCGGGCCGCTTCCCTCCAGCACCTCGCCGTAG